A stretch of Imperialibacter roseus DNA encodes these proteins:
- a CDS encoding ThuA domain-containing protein: MKKRYIILLTLAVLVTAAYFYFTRDTRDIKVLVFSKTAEFRHESIPAGKTAILELAKQHGFSVDTTENSDDFNEANLQNYNVIVFLHTTGDVLNDAQQLEMNRWIQAGGGFVGVHAAADTEYDWPWYGELVGAYFNGHPSDPNVRDATVRVVDKTHFSTQHLPESWPRTDEWYNYKEIKADINVLLNLDELSYEGGTNGENHPITWYRDFDGGRSWYTGLGHTNEAWKDQDFLTMLWGGIQYAAGPGTPVDYNNSRVAPEENRFQKNVLAFNLNEPMELDIFPNEDILFIERKGAIKLFKKGADSVKLVTTFPVHSELEDGLLGFAIDPDYASNHWIYLFYSPVGDEPKQHLSRFTFEGDSLLYASEKVLLTVPTQRQECCHSAGSVEFGPDRLLYVSLGDNTSPRATGYGPIDEGEGRSPWDAQKSSANTNDLRGKILRIKPEDDGTYSIPEGNLFTDPTKGRPEIYVMGLRNPFRISIDPKNGYLYWGDVGPDAAKDSAGFGSRGYDELNQAKKAGNFGWPYFIGNNFPYNHYDYTNNKTGPLFDPKKPVNTSPNNTGAKDLPPANPPLYYYPYAESTEYPLVGEGGRNAMAGPVFYKDRYPESDQRLPEYYDKKLFTYDWMRGWVMAVTLDDNGDFVRMERFLPNMLFNNMVDLVISPTGDFYALEYGTNWFTQNMDARLIHITYSSGNRVPLAVIEANKMIGKTPFAVQFSGEASKDFDGDALSYAWVFGDGGSSTEKNPVYEYKTPGEYNVSLTVTDPSGEVSTAEATVLAGNDLPEVNLVFKGNQSFYWSNSTFDYEVTVQDSEDGSINQGINPSAVTFTADYLARGYDVTEIMQGHQANMEASAFLVGKALMETSDCKACHSLTEKSVGPTFTAIADKYAGNEGAVKALAEKVIKGGAGVWGDLMMSPHPQLSTADTEKMIAYILSLSGKPAKGGLPYKGSYALNKHKPAEKEGTYIFTASYTDRGANGMKPLTATKVLSLSYPIINGDKFSSKKNVMTFNVTAGMMPGIENDMTMTLPSDDGVLQYNNIDLTGVGKLKLNLVVAPTYFSGGSMNVMIDGVDGQKIGAGTFETGLTDLGFKEMVVDIDPVDGPHTLVFTFKCADATKIFAGLASIEFIKK; the protein is encoded by the coding sequence ATGAAAAAACGCTACATCATCCTGCTGACATTGGCAGTGCTTGTCACTGCCGCTTACTTTTACTTTACCCGGGACACACGTGATATCAAGGTGCTGGTTTTCTCTAAGACGGCGGAGTTTCGCCACGAATCCATACCTGCGGGAAAAACAGCCATACTTGAGCTGGCAAAACAGCATGGCTTTTCCGTTGACACTACAGAGAACAGTGATGACTTCAACGAAGCCAACCTTCAGAATTACAACGTAATCGTGTTTCTGCACACCACTGGCGATGTGCTCAACGACGCCCAGCAGCTGGAAATGAACCGCTGGATTCAGGCAGGTGGCGGGTTTGTAGGCGTCCATGCTGCCGCCGACACAGAATATGACTGGCCCTGGTACGGCGAACTGGTGGGTGCTTATTTCAACGGCCACCCCTCCGATCCGAATGTAAGAGATGCCACGGTGCGGGTGGTGGACAAAACCCACTTTTCTACACAACACCTGCCCGAAAGCTGGCCTCGCACCGACGAGTGGTACAACTATAAAGAGATCAAAGCTGACATCAACGTATTGCTCAATCTCGATGAGCTGTCTTATGAAGGCGGCACCAACGGAGAAAACCACCCCATTACCTGGTACCGTGATTTTGACGGAGGCAGGTCGTGGTACACAGGCCTGGGACACACGAATGAAGCATGGAAAGATCAGGACTTCCTGACAATGCTGTGGGGCGGCATCCAATATGCTGCGGGGCCCGGAACACCCGTTGACTATAACAATTCGAGGGTGGCTCCGGAAGAGAACCGGTTCCAGAAAAATGTACTTGCTTTCAATCTGAATGAGCCAATGGAACTCGATATTTTCCCTAATGAAGACATCCTATTTATAGAAAGGAAAGGTGCGATTAAGCTCTTCAAGAAAGGGGCGGACAGTGTGAAGCTTGTCACCACTTTTCCGGTACACAGTGAGCTGGAAGACGGCCTACTGGGATTTGCCATTGATCCTGACTACGCCAGCAACCACTGGATCTACCTGTTCTACTCTCCGGTGGGTGACGAACCGAAGCAGCACCTTTCCCGCTTCACTTTTGAAGGTGACTCTTTGCTCTATGCGTCCGAAAAGGTGCTACTGACCGTGCCCACGCAGCGGCAGGAATGTTGCCACTCGGCCGGCTCTGTAGAATTTGGCCCTGACAGGTTGCTTTATGTGTCGCTTGGAGACAACACCAGCCCTCGTGCCACCGGCTATGGCCCAATTGACGAAGGCGAAGGCCGGTCACCATGGGACGCACAGAAGTCGTCGGCCAACACCAACGATCTGCGTGGAAAAATACTACGCATCAAGCCTGAAGATGATGGAACTTACTCAATTCCCGAAGGCAATCTTTTCACCGATCCAACAAAGGGCAGGCCTGAAATTTATGTAATGGGACTGCGAAACCCATTCAGAATATCAATTGACCCTAAAAATGGCTACCTCTACTGGGGTGACGTGGGGCCCGATGCCGCTAAAGACAGCGCTGGATTTGGCTCCCGGGGTTATGACGAACTCAATCAGGCCAAAAAGGCAGGTAATTTTGGGTGGCCTTATTTTATAGGCAACAACTTCCCCTATAATCACTACGACTACACCAACAACAAGACCGGCCCGCTGTTTGACCCAAAAAAGCCCGTCAATACCTCTCCCAACAATACCGGAGCGAAGGATTTACCGCCTGCTAATCCTCCATTATACTACTATCCCTATGCTGAATCCACCGAGTACCCTTTGGTGGGTGAAGGCGGCAGAAATGCCATGGCAGGCCCCGTCTTTTACAAAGACCGCTACCCCGAATCAGACCAGCGGCTCCCTGAGTACTACGACAAAAAGCTTTTCACCTACGACTGGATGCGTGGCTGGGTAATGGCGGTAACGCTGGATGACAATGGAGACTTTGTGAGAATGGAGCGTTTTCTGCCCAATATGTTGTTCAACAACATGGTCGACCTGGTGATTAGTCCCACGGGTGATTTCTATGCCCTTGAATACGGCACCAACTGGTTCACGCAAAATATGGATGCCAGGTTGATCCACATCACTTACTCATCAGGCAACAGGGTGCCACTTGCGGTCATTGAAGCGAATAAAATGATAGGGAAAACACCTTTTGCCGTCCAATTCAGTGGAGAGGCCTCCAAAGATTTCGATGGAGACGCACTTTCCTACGCCTGGGTCTTTGGTGATGGTGGTTCATCAACAGAGAAAAACCCTGTGTACGAGTATAAAACGCCCGGTGAATACAATGTAAGCTTGACGGTAACGGATCCCTCTGGCGAAGTATCTACCGCTGAAGCTACCGTTTTGGCTGGCAACGACCTGCCGGAAGTAAACCTTGTCTTTAAAGGAAATCAGTCATTTTACTGGAGCAATTCAACCTTTGACTATGAAGTGACCGTGCAGGATTCCGAAGACGGCTCCATCAACCAGGGCATCAACCCCTCGGCTGTTACTTTCACCGCCGATTACCTGGCCAGGGGCTACGATGTAACCGAAATTATGCAAGGGCATCAGGCCAATATGGAAGCATCGGCATTCCTCGTAGGTAAAGCGCTCATGGAAACTTCCGACTGCAAGGCATGCCATTCTCTTACCGAAAAATCAGTGGGCCCTACCTTCACAGCCATTGCAGACAAGTACGCAGGCAACGAAGGTGCGGTGAAAGCCCTGGCCGAAAAAGTCATCAAAGGTGGCGCCGGCGTATGGGGTGACCTGATGATGTCGCCTCACCCACAACTAAGCACCGCCGACACTGAGAAAATGATTGCCTACATCCTGTCGCTGAGCGGAAAACCTGCGAAAGGAGGCCTCCCTTACAAAGGCTCCTATGCCCTCAATAAGCATAAGCCGGCGGAAAAGGAAGGCACTTATATTTTCACTGCCTCCTATACCGACAGGGGCGCCAATGGCATGAAGCCGCTAACTGCTACCAAAGTGCTTTCGCTCTCCTACCCGATCATAAATGGTGACAAGTTCAGCAGCAAAAAGAATGTGATGACGTTCAATGTAACGGCAGGCATGATGCCCGGGATTGAAAACGACATGACCATGACTTTACCCAGCGACGATGGTGTGCTCCAATACAACAACATCGACCTGACCGGAGTGGGTAAGCTGAAGCTGAACCTGGTGGTTGCCCCCACCTATTTCTCCGGCGGCTCAATGAACGTGATGATTGATGGCGTTGATGGCCAAAAGATAGGAGCAGGAACGTTTGAAACAGGCCTGACTGATCTTGGCTTCAAGGAAATGGTTGTAGATATTGACCCGGTTGACGGCCCACACACGCTCGTTTTCACCTTCAAATGCGCTGATGCCACAAAGATATTTGCCGGTCTGGCCTCCATTGAGTTTATCAAAAAATAA
- a CDS encoding succinate dehydrogenase cytochrome b subunit has product MKWITLLLTSSVGKKVVMALTGLFLISFLVVHCAINALIFVDDGGVVFSHWAHFMGTNPVIRTIEIVLVAGFLIHILQGLLLWKQNRNSRPVRYGYSSPEKGSKWYSRSMTLFGTLILLFLVIHTSNFWIPNRTNQFRFGEELNLYQMIMDTFQNPWEVLIYLFGCISLFWHLLHGFNSAFQSLGINHIKYNKLIHLSGFTFSVIVSVIFAAMPISVYFHLIG; this is encoded by the coding sequence ATGAAATGGATCACCTTACTTTTGACCAGCTCAGTCGGCAAAAAGGTAGTCATGGCCCTTACCGGACTATTTCTGATTAGCTTTTTGGTCGTTCACTGCGCCATCAATGCTTTGATTTTTGTCGACGATGGCGGAGTTGTCTTTTCTCACTGGGCTCACTTTATGGGCACCAACCCCGTTATCCGGACGATTGAAATAGTGTTGGTAGCCGGTTTTCTCATACACATACTTCAGGGCCTCCTATTATGGAAGCAGAATCGTAACTCAAGACCAGTCCGGTATGGCTACTCAAGCCCAGAAAAAGGAAGTAAATGGTACAGTCGAAGCATGACCTTGTTTGGCACATTAATTCTCCTGTTTCTCGTCATTCACACTTCCAACTTTTGGATACCAAACAGAACAAATCAATTTCGGTTTGGAGAAGAATTAAACCTTTATCAAATGATAATGGACACATTCCAGAACCCGTGGGAAGTACTTATCTATCTCTTCGGTTGCATTTCACTGTTTTGGCATTTATTGCACGGCTTTAATAGCGCCTTCCAGTCGCTGGGAATCAATCATATCAAATACAATAAATTGATCCACTTAAGCGGTTTTACATTTTCTGTTATTGTTTCGGTGATCTTTGCCGCTATGCCAATATCAGTTTACTTCCATCTTATTGGATAG
- a CDS encoding NUDIX hydrolase: MNGLQEIRHFLEKGYREYRANVSVDCTIFGYHEGKLQVLLLKNKLLSQWSLPGGYVKHTENLDEAAARVTAERTGIENLFLKQFKVFGDPDRNRMDGFDPEMLYEMTGVRVTEDSWLAGQAVTIGFYAITDIVHAQPKADIFSSESQWFSIDELPRMAFDHNEIVREALFNMRIHLYHFPIGKNLLPQKFTLKEIRLFYEVMSGKTLNASNFPNKLISIGLIKKTDEKLKIGAHRSPTFYTFNDEVYEKALEEGVVLV; the protein is encoded by the coding sequence ATGAACGGCTTGCAGGAAATAAGGCATTTTTTGGAGAAGGGGTATCGGGAATACCGGGCTAACGTCTCGGTGGATTGCACAATTTTTGGTTACCACGAAGGCAAGCTCCAGGTGCTGCTGCTTAAAAACAAGCTGTTGTCACAATGGAGTCTGCCCGGCGGCTATGTGAAGCATACGGAAAACCTGGATGAAGCGGCTGCAAGGGTAACAGCAGAAAGAACAGGCATCGAAAACCTTTTTCTGAAGCAGTTCAAGGTGTTCGGAGACCCTGATAGAAATAGGATGGACGGTTTCGACCCTGAGATGCTTTATGAAATGACGGGCGTCAGGGTAACTGAAGACAGCTGGCTGGCAGGGCAGGCTGTCACTATTGGATTTTATGCCATTACCGACATCGTGCATGCCCAGCCCAAAGCAGATATATTTTCAAGTGAAAGCCAGTGGTTTTCTATCGACGAGTTGCCCCGCATGGCTTTCGACCACAATGAGATTGTGCGGGAGGCGCTCTTCAACATGCGGATCCATCTGTATCATTTCCCTATTGGAAAAAACCTTTTGCCTCAGAAATTCACCCTGAAAGAGATCAGGCTTTTTTATGAGGTGATGTCTGGCAAAACCCTCAATGCGTCCAACTTCCCTAACAAACTTATTTCTATAGGCCTGATCAAAAAGACCGATGAGAAGCTAAAGATCGGCGCCCACCGCTCACCCACGTTTTACACTTTCAACGACGAGGTGTACGAAAAGGCACTGGAGGAAGGTGTGGTGTTGGTTTAG
- a CDS encoding sigma 54-interacting transcriptional regulator: MEPSKTLKGQKITKLSPADQPGNEKVPGTQGASFERERKILLDIGNDLTKVREKNDLITLFSSGIKGLFHFTHTIVTLVEPERGTYTPFLLNSEVSPIRDHPTYPSLIVDHFPLDEPFIKAVMASEGPISFLMEDIMDVPGSPVFLKINYERGIREILMTPLRSKGQVIGFLHLYSDDTVSFTGEFKRIIEGVAPQISAAVSNIIKNEEIKRSDLVNQVLLTLSNDIVSVRNRKDLLQVINVGLKQLIDFSHSMMTVLDKSGETYMAFLTDPESKPKAFAKYIEAISKPYPVEDGIYDEAMRAGKPVVLSLKQIDMDSAPLWLKLNYTAGAREMLIKALPGEDAQRHSLILFSDKLNGFDDTSVSIVERVSSQLSTAASNILANEEIINKESEKSFLLDFSHAIAAVRSKDDLVVAVRQALSKVSAIKGYAVRAINNDMSTTSTYIHDGGSALENDPDLIAIKASKFPIEDGMQNRVLDSPIPLFFNVNSEIAKGRKIKYLDFWKKMGFQQMVGITLQTGSKKIGIFWLAIEDINIALLQGIAAQISIAMANIFANDEILLKSTEQSFLLGFSSDIASVRTKSELEVAIHSVLKNMLNTRLAMIRLIDEDGIHLSPFMYDKSIFANVIKEFEELADNRITLEEEFTARVLSSQDPVVFNVEKELAERPDQPYVLHWKKVGYKNTYGAPLRVGNKDLGTLWLLGDDISQRLLKGICAQVSIAIDNILSHKELLGYKQMLEVENDQLKEQIKTIYNFSEIIGQGEAMQKVYHLMSLVAESNSTVLLLGETGTGKELIARAIHNASPRKDKLMIKINCAALPANLIESELFGHEKGAFTGATERRAGKFELAHNSTLFLDEIGEMPLELQVKLLRAIQEREIEIVGGATTIKVDVRIIAATNRDLAEEVKAGNFRSDLYYRLNVFPISLPPLRDRLDDIEPLTNYFVARFSKNTGKKIRSVAPRVMQALRSYSWPGNVRELEHLIERSILLASEEVLKEVHIPQTSPDAKIELGAYSDKTLEEVERDYIIGVMKRCSGKISGSGGAAEILAMPATTLHSKFKKLGINKRDYL; the protein is encoded by the coding sequence ATGGAACCATCGAAAACATTGAAAGGCCAAAAAATTACGAAACTGTCTCCAGCGGATCAGCCTGGCAATGAGAAAGTGCCCGGCACACAGGGAGCCTCTTTTGAAAGAGAAAGAAAAATCCTGCTCGATATCGGCAACGATCTTACCAAAGTTCGGGAGAAGAATGATTTAATTACTTTGTTTTCCTCCGGGATAAAGGGGCTTTTCCATTTTACCCACACGATTGTCACACTGGTTGAGCCTGAGCGTGGAACCTACACGCCCTTTCTTCTTAATAGTGAAGTCTCTCCCATCAGAGACCATCCAACCTATCCGTCTTTAATAGTTGACCATTTCCCACTTGACGAGCCATTCATAAAGGCTGTCATGGCATCTGAGGGACCTATTTCCTTTTTAATGGAAGATATTATGGATGTTCCGGGGAGTCCTGTTTTTTTGAAGATCAACTATGAAAGAGGCATTCGGGAAATTTTAATGACCCCGCTTAGAAGCAAAGGCCAGGTTATTGGCTTTCTTCATTTATACTCTGACGACACAGTTAGTTTCACCGGGGAGTTCAAAAGAATAATAGAGGGAGTAGCACCGCAGATTTCAGCAGCTGTTTCTAATATCATCAAAAACGAGGAAATCAAACGCAGCGACCTTGTCAATCAGGTGCTTCTCACATTAAGTAACGATATCGTTTCGGTGAGGAACAGAAAGGATTTGTTGCAAGTGATCAATGTAGGTCTTAAGCAACTTATCGACTTTAGCCACAGCATGATGACGGTTTTGGACAAGTCGGGGGAGACCTATATGGCTTTCTTAACAGACCCTGAATCGAAACCAAAAGCATTTGCTAAATACATTGAGGCGATTTCTAAACCTTATCCGGTGGAGGATGGTATCTATGATGAAGCGATGCGTGCAGGAAAACCAGTGGTGCTGAGTCTGAAGCAAATTGACATGGACTCCGCACCATTGTGGCTTAAGTTAAACTACACAGCCGGAGCCAGGGAAATGTTGATTAAGGCCCTTCCCGGCGAAGATGCACAACGCCACAGCTTGATCTTATTTTCAGACAAGTTGAACGGTTTCGACGATACGTCAGTCAGCATCGTCGAGCGTGTCTCAAGCCAGTTATCAACAGCGGCATCCAACATCCTTGCCAACGAGGAAATAATCAATAAGGAAAGCGAGAAGTCGTTCTTGCTGGATTTTAGTCATGCAATAGCGGCTGTTAGGAGCAAAGACGACCTTGTAGTGGCGGTGCGTCAGGCGCTCAGCAAGGTGAGCGCAATTAAGGGATACGCTGTAAGGGCTATTAATAATGATATGAGTACCACGAGTACGTATATCCATGATGGGGGCTCAGCTTTGGAAAATGACCCAGATTTGATAGCCATAAAAGCATCGAAATTTCCAATTGAAGACGGCATGCAGAACAGAGTACTTGATAGCCCCATCCCACTTTTTTTTAATGTAAATTCGGAAATAGCCAAAGGAAGGAAAATCAAATACCTCGACTTCTGGAAAAAAATGGGCTTTCAGCAAATGGTGGGAATCACCTTGCAAACGGGCTCGAAAAAGATTGGGATTTTTTGGCTTGCCATAGAAGATATCAACATTGCCCTGCTGCAGGGCATTGCTGCTCAGATTTCTATCGCCATGGCTAACATATTTGCCAACGACGAGATTCTCCTCAAAAGTACGGAGCAATCATTTCTGCTTGGCTTTAGTAGCGACATTGCAAGTGTCAGAACCAAGTCGGAACTCGAGGTAGCCATTCACAGTGTACTTAAAAACATGTTGAACACCAGATTGGCCATGATTAGGCTGATCGATGAGGATGGCATTCACCTTTCACCCTTCATGTATGATAAAAGTATTTTCGCCAACGTAATAAAGGAGTTTGAGGAGCTGGCTGACAACAGAATAACACTCGAAGAGGAGTTTACCGCCAGAGTGCTTTCAAGCCAGGATCCTGTAGTGTTCAATGTTGAAAAGGAGTTGGCTGAAAGGCCCGATCAGCCATATGTTTTGCATTGGAAAAAGGTTGGTTACAAAAACACCTATGGCGCTCCCCTAAGAGTCGGCAACAAGGATTTGGGCACACTATGGTTGTTGGGAGATGATATAAGCCAACGCCTGCTCAAGGGTATTTGCGCTCAGGTATCCATTGCCATCGACAATATTCTATCCCACAAAGAATTGCTGGGGTATAAGCAAATGCTTGAGGTCGAAAATGATCAGCTGAAAGAACAGATAAAGACCATTTATAATTTTTCTGAAATCATTGGTCAGGGAGAAGCGATGCAAAAGGTTTATCACCTGATGTCTCTGGTCGCAGAGTCTAACTCAACAGTATTGTTGCTGGGTGAAACGGGCACGGGGAAGGAGCTAATTGCCAGGGCCATCCACAATGCCTCACCTAGAAAGGATAAATTGATGATTAAAATCAATTGTGCCGCCTTACCCGCCAATTTGATAGAAAGTGAGCTTTTTGGGCATGAAAAGGGGGCGTTTACTGGTGCCACTGAACGGAGGGCTGGAAAATTTGAACTCGCCCACAACAGTACTCTGTTCCTGGATGAGATTGGAGAGATGCCGCTGGAGCTTCAGGTGAAGTTGCTGCGGGCCATACAGGAGCGTGAAATAGAAATAGTGGGTGGCGCAACAACAATCAAAGTAGATGTTCGGATTATTGCCGCCACTAACCGTGACCTGGCCGAGGAGGTGAAGGCAGGCAACTTTAGGTCGGACCTTTACTACCGATTGAATGTGTTTCCAATCAGCCTCCCTCCATTGAGAGATCGTTTGGATGACATCGAACCCCTAACAAATTACTTTGTGGCTCGATTTAGTAAAAACACGGGCAAGAAAATCAGATCGGTAGCCCCCAGGGTGATGCAGGCGCTAAGAAGCTATTCCTGGCCTGGCAATGTTAGAGAGCTTGAACACTTGATAGAACGCAGCATCCTCCTGGCCAGCGAAGAGGTGTTGAAAGAAGTCCATATTCCCCAAACTTCGCCCGATGCCAAAATTGAATTAGGCGCCTACTCTGACAAGACTCTGGAAGAAGTAGAACGGGATTACATTATTGGAGTTATGAAACGCTGCAGCGGAAAAATATCAGGGAGTGGGGGAGCTGCGGAAATCTTAGCCATGCCTGCCACCACATTGCATTCTAAGTTTAAAAAACTGGGAATCAACAAGCGAGATTATTTATAA